The genomic segment TGGAAGCAACATTGATCCAGTGGAAGTGAGACGCCGGATTGGCATGGTGTTCCAGCAACCCAATCCCTTCCCTAAAAGCATTTATGAAAACATTGCATTCGGTGCCCGGATCAATGGATTCACGGGCAATATGGATGAATTGGTTGAACGGTCACTTCGACAGGCAGCTGTTTGGGATGAATGCAAAGACATTCTGGACGAAAGTGGCTGTTCACTCTCCGGTGGTCAACAACAACGATTGTGCATCGCGCGCACAATTGCCATCCAACCTGAGGTGATCCTGATGGATGAACCCTGTTCAGCACTGGATCCAATTTCAACATTGAAAATCGAGGAAACGATGCATGAGCTCAAGAAAAGCTTCACCATCGTGATCGTCACCCACAACATGCAGCAAGCCGTTCGCGTGAGTGATATGACGGCCTTTTTCAATGCAGAAGCTGTTGAAGGTGGCAGTGGCAAGGTGGGCTACTTGGTTGAATTCAATGACACAGAAAAAATCTTCAATTCGCCTCAACAGCAAGCCACCCAGGACTACGTGTCGGGGCGTTTTGGTTAATCCTTAACGCACGATTGCATTGATTCTGAGCAATTCGTGGCAATAAAAAACCGGCCCCTTGGGACCGGTAAAGCGGAGAGCGAGGGATTCGAACCCTCGATAGAGTTGCCCCTATACAGCATTTCCAGTGCTGCGCCTTCGACCACTCGGCCAGCTCTCCACCGGCTTATGTGGGGCAGATGCGAATGTAGCAGGACACTCCCAGCAGATTGGCATGCGACCCAGGCACAGGATCACTGTTCACTGGCGCCAGGAAAATCGCTCCATCACCCATGAGGTTCCTGAAGGGGACTACATCCTGCGCAGTTTCGAACTTCAAGGCGATCCCTTGCCCTTCTCCTGTCGCAACGGTTGCTGCACCAGCTGCGCCGTTCGGGTCCTGTCGGGCTCCCTTGATCAACGCGAAGCGATGGGCTTATCAAAGGAGTTGCGGGCCCAGGGTTACGGCTTGCTCTGTGTTGCCAGGGCAACGGGCCCCCTAGAAGCAGAAACCCAGGACGAAGATGAGGTCTACGACCTGCAGTTCGGCCGTCATTTCGGCAGGGGGACGGTTCAGCGGGAGATCCCCCTTGAGGAACTGGAAACCTGGAAGGATTGAGTCGATGTCCCGTTCGATCTGCAGGGATTCAGCCGTTGCTGCTGGGCTAGATGACATCCAACTGAAACGACTGGCTGAGGTGGCCCGCACCACGGCCGATCGAGGCGGCCAGGAATTGATGCGCCATTACGGGAAGCTCTCCAGCGTTGAAAACAAGGGACGCCTGGGCGACCTGGTGACCAACGCCGATCTTGCTGCCGAACGCATCGTGCTTCAGGCACTCGAAGCCACAACACCTGAGATCGCTGTGCTGGCCGAGGAAAGTGGCGCGCAAGGCGAACAGGATGGTCTTCGTTGGTGTGTGGATCCTCTCGATGGCACCACCAACTTCGCCCACGGTTATCCCTTCTTTGCCACGTCCATCGGGCTCACCTGGAAACAGCAGCCGATTCTCGGGGCCATCGCCGTTCCTTTTCTCAACGAGACCTACTGGGCAGCCCCCGGGATCGGGGCCTTCTGCAACGACCAGAGCATTCGAGTCAGTGCCTGCCGTCAACTGGACGATGCCTTGCTTGTGACCGGTTTCGCCTACGACCGGCATACCCGCCTGGACAACAACTACGCCGAGTTCTGCTGGTTCACCCATCGCACCCACGGAGTCCGTCGAGGGGGAGCGGCGGCGGTTGATCTCGCGTTTGTCGCCACCGGGCGGCAGGACGGTTACTGGGAACGAGGACTCGCTCCATGGGATCTGGCGGCTGGCGTCGCCTTGGTTGAGCTGGCCGGCGGCATCGTGAGTGGATACAAAGGCGAGCCGTTTGATATCAACACAGGTCGGATCCTGGCCTGTGGTCCCGACCTTCATCAACAGATGGTTGAGGGCCTCGCCGAGGTGACGCCTCTGGACGGAACCAGTTACGGAGCCCCTGAGATTCAGACCATGGGAGCTTGATCCTGGGCCTGGGACCGTGACCCCTCAACAGTCAGGCCAAGCTCTCCGTCTCCGTCAGACGTCAGGGGGCAGAGCAACGCTGCACCCGGAGGAGAAAACACTTGATTAGACAATCATTGGTGCAATCGAAACCATCACCAACATCAGGCCTGCAACATTAGATGGTGTCTAAATGTTGCTAAAGTAAAGTATTGCCTGAGATCAATAACACCAATACTACAGGCAACGGAATCAAACCTGCAATCAACCAAGCGCTACAAGCTCAAGTGCTCAAGCAGGCCTGCCAGGGCGGTAATTCTGCCGTATAAAGTTCAGTTTTTCAGGTCTCAACATGGATCAAGCCACGATGTCACTGTCGTGACACCCTGAGCCTGAACCGTTCAGGAGCATCCCTGGAGTTCACAATCCGAGAATGTGCATGCCGTGAAGTCTTTGACACTCATCGGCGTTCTATTCGCTACAGCATCTCCAGTTCAGGTTTTCGAGTATCCAGTTGAGATCACCAGGATCTGAGAAGCCAATAATAGAACTGGAAAGCATGGACGACGACGTTCGATGATGCAACAAGGTTCTGTTCAACGATCTCGACTCTCGCCATGCGCTGTTGAATGCGATGACCCAGGCAAATCACAGCTTAAACATTTGAGGAAGCGAAAGTCGATATCCTGATGTCTCAGTCAAAAGAGCAAGGATTGTCGAAAAAAGATATCGAATCAGGACTAACTCTTGCGGTTATAATGATGTCGAATTGTCCGATCGAAACCGGCCGAAATAACGCCAGAAATTGACAGTTCGGGGCAGCATTCCTGATCCATCTTCAGGCCCGTTGCGGAGGCCCTTGTTGTGATGACGCTGCGCCGGGCGAGAGGCTGAAAACCCTTGTCAGAACTGAAGTGTTACTGTTCGCAGAGGTTCAGACTGAACAGTTGACCCATGGCGCTGCAACCCGCCGCCGGCGCACGGGATCTCAATCCTCTTCAGGTCGAAGGCAATCGCGTGCTCAGCGAGAGGCTTGCGGCGGTGTATCGCCTCTGGGGGTACGACGAAGTCTCCCCGCCTCGGGTTGAACGCCTCGACACGCTGATGGCTGGTGATGCCATTGCCATCAACGATGTCGTCAGACTCGTTGCGGATGATCCGCTGGGCCTGCGGCCGGAGATGACCGCCTCAATCGCAAGGGCAGCTTGCACGCGCCTGGCCTCACGCTCGCGCCCCCTGCGTTTGTGGGCCTCCGGAACCGTGTTCCAGAGTCGCGCCGCTGATGAAGGTGGTCAGTTCATTGAAGAAAACCTCCACAGCGGCGTGGAGCTCTTCGGCGTGAAAGGCATTGAAGCCGAGATGGAACTGCTCTCGCTGCTCATCGCCGCAGTGAAGACCCTGGATCTGCCGGACGTTCAACGGCCGCAGCTGCTGTTCGGGCACACCGCCCTGATGGATCTGGTCCTGAAGCCCTACGAGGGTGACAGGCGAAACGCCATCCGATCAGCACTGGTGCGTTTCGACCGTCTCGCCATCGAGGCCATGGATCTCCAGCTAGACCAACGCGAGATGCTGCTGCTCCTGCTCGACAGCCGCGGTGAACCTCAGCAGCAGCTGCAGCATCTGAGCAACCTGTTCGGACATCAGCCCGTGTTTCAGGAGTTGATGAGGCTCAGCCAGTTGCTGGAACCAGCGGCGGGCGCTCTGGGATTGGGGTTGCAGCTGGACACCACCTTTCAACCTGCGTTCCAGCTCTACACAGGTTTGGTGTTTCAGCTGGTCTGTCAGGGCAAAGCATCCCCGGTCGTGATCGCCCGTGGTGGGCGGTATGACGACCTGGTTTATCGCTGCGGTGCCAGAGGCGAACACGCGGCCGGGGTCGGCTTCAGCTTTGCCATCGACCCCATTCGGGAGCTTCTCGGCGAGACCCCCAGACATGCGCAGCGCGACGCCATCGTTTTGGTGGCTTTTTCGCCCGAAAGCTCACTGGAATCGGCTCTCCGGCATCAGAGTCAATGGCACCAGAAGGGGTGTCGCGCCTTCGTTGAACTCGCCCCCGTCGCCAATCGCCAGGCGGCAGAGGAGATGGCCACGGTGCGCCGGGCCGATCAGCTGGACTGGATCGATTCCTAAAGTCGCCTTTTTCACCGATCCGTCATGCCCCACACCATTGTCACGGATGTGTGCGAAGGAGTGGCTGATTGCGTTGATGCCTGTCCCGTGGCCTGTATCGATCAAGGCAACGGCAAGAACAGCAAGGGGACGGACTTCTACTGGATCAACTTTAATACCTGCATCGACTGTGGAATCTGCCTGCAGGTCTGCCCGGTGGATGGGGCGATCCTGGCGGAGGAACGACCCGACCTTCAGAAGGCGGGCTGAACGGAAGGTACGGAGACCTCACCCCCGGGGACGCTTGAGGGGCTGCAGCACTGATTCCTAAGGTCGGATTTTCGCGCTGTAGCCATGCCGGTGATGGACGAGCAGGGTCAGATTCAGATCCACACCGAGAACATCTTCCCGATCATCAAGAAGGCCGTCTATTCCGGTCATGAGGTGTTCCTGCGGGAACTCGTCAGCAACGGTGTTGACGCCATCAACAAGCGCCGGATGGCTGCCATGGGCGGCGACTGCAGTGAAGGCGATGAGGGAGCCATCCAGATCCGCATCGATCGGGAAGCGAAGACGGTCACGATTTCTGACAACGGCATCGGCATGACCGCCGATGAGGTGAAGCGCTACATCAATCAGGTGGCCTTCTCAAGCGCCGAAGATTTTCTCGAAAAATACAAACAGGAAAGCGACGCCATCATTGGTCACTTTGGCCTTGGTTTCTATTCCAGTTTCATGGTCGCTGATCGCGTCGAACTGCTGACGCGATCAGCCCGGCCAGACAGTGAAGCCGTGCGTTGGAGCTGCGATGGTTCCCCCAATTTCAGCCTGACCGCCGCTGAACGCGACGACGCCGGAACGGATGTTGTATTGCATCTGATGGAGGACGAACTCGAATATCTCGAGCCGACTCGACTGCGCACGTTGATCAATACCTACTGCGACTTCATGGCAGTTCCGGTGCAACTGGAAGGGGAAACAGTCAACAAACGCGATGCTCCCTGGCGGAAAAGTTCCCGAGATCTGAAGGATCAGGATTACATCGATCTCTATCGCTACCTCTACCCCTTCCAGGGAGACCCTTTGCTCTGGGTTCACCTGAATACCGATTACCCCTACAACCTTCAGGGCATCCTCTTTTTCCCCAGGCAAAGCGGTCGCGCCGACTGGGAAAAAGGTGAAATCAAGCTGTATTGCAACCAGGTGTTTGTCAGCGACTCGATCAAGGAGGTGGTTCCGCGCTACCTGCTGCCCCTGCGTGGTGTCATCGATTCCCCCGACATCCCCCTGAATGTCAGCCGCAGTGCTCTGCAGACCGATCGGCGGGTGAGGTCAATCGGCAACTTCGTCGCCAAAAAAGTGGCCGACCGCCTGCGCAACCTCAAACAGGACGACCCTGCGGCCTACGCCGATGCCTGGGAAGCTCTGGCGCCATTCGTGAAGATCGGAGCGATGGAGGATGAAAAGTTCGCTGATCAGATCGCCGAATTGATTCTGTTCGGCACCACCGCCACCGCCGGGGAGGGCGATGATCCCGATCCGATCGGCGCCGGCGAGAAGTCCTTCACAACCCTGGCTGGCTACCGGGCAAGGCTCTCGTCCGACCACAGCAATCGCATCCTGTACAGCACAGACGATCTGGCTCAGGCCAGTGCGTTGAATCTCTGGACATCACAGGGGGCAGAGGTGCTGAAGCTTGAAACGGTGATCGACACCCAGTTCATTCCCTGGCTCGAGAGTCGTCACGACGATCTCAAGTTCCAGAGGGTTGATGCCGAGCTGGACGACAGTTTCCAGGACGATCAGACCGAGTTGTCTGATCAGGACGGCACCACCCAGTCGGAAACCCTGCGCACGCTGCTGAAGGACGCTCTCGCCAATGACAAGGTGACCATCCAGGTTCAGTCCCTCAAAGCCGACAACGCCCCGCCCACGATGATTCTGCTGCCGGAGCAGATGCGTCGGCTCAACGACATGGGTGCGCTGATGGAGCAACGGTTGCCTGGCCTGCCTGACCATCACGTGCTGCTGGTGAATCGCCGCCACCCCCTGGTGGAAGGACTGCTGAAACTGAAGTCCGGTTCAGTGCTCGTGGGCAGCGGCGAGACATCGCCGAGCGAACAGCTTGCCAGAGATCTCGGCCGTCATCTTTACGACATGGCACGACTTGGGGTTGGCGGACTTGAACCCAATGAGCTGGCTGGATTCCAGACCCGCAGCGCTGAGCTGATGGGAGCCCTGATGCAGCGGTCTGTCTAGGGATTTGCTTTGGTAAAGTGTTAAATAGGGGCTTTTTAAAGCCTGATTAACCACAGTTCAAGGGTCAGCGCCATGTCGCGGGTGTGTCAGCTCACAGGTACACGAGCCAACAACGGCATGGCTGTGAGCCATTCCCACATACGGACCAAAAAGCTGCAGCAGGCCAACCTGCAGCAGCGACGCCTGTGGTGGGCTGAAGCCAAGCGATGGGTGAACCTCCGCGTGACCACCCGAGCCCTGAAAACAATTCAGAAGAAGGGGCTGGGCGCCTATGCCAAGTCCCTCGGAATCAACCTGGCCAAACTCTGATCCAAGCAGCATGCGCAGACGCGACCTGTTGAACCGCGCTGCATTGTTGCTGGCCGCGCTCACCATCCAGCCCGGGAAAACTCGGGCTCTGGGTGGCGTGGTTCTGAACAGTGGAGAAGCCGTTCCTGATTTTGTCCTTCCAGGCTCAAGTCAGTCTGAGCCGGACCGAAACGAGTGGTCCCTGACCGGTTTCAAGGGACGCTGGCTCGCGTTGTACTTCTATCCCAGAGATTTCACAGGCGGTTGCACCCTGGAAGCTCGCGGCTTCGAGGCCCTGCATGATGAGTACCAGGCTGCCAATGCTGAGATCGTCGGCATCAGTGCCGACAGCGTGGATGATCACGAGTCCTTCTGTGCCAGTGAAGACCTCAGCTTCCCGCTGCTCTCCGATCCCGATGGAACCGTCAGCAAAGCGTATGGATCCTGGATGGCTCCCTATTCGCTTCGCCACACGTTTCTGATCGACCCCGACGGTGTTTTAAGAGAGCGCTGGGTCGCGGTTCGACCGACCGGTCACGCCAGGGAAGTTCTGGATTCGCTGGTGAATCTCCAGAACAAGACGGCTGTTTGACAAATGCGCCCTATTGAAGAAGGGTGGACCAACGAAAAGGAGTGGTAGAGATGGCGGAAATTGAAGGTGGCAGTTCATTCATCATTCTTTATCACCGCACACCGTTTGACGAGGGTAAGAACGAATCAGGCGAACGTATTTGGATCGATCAAAAAAGTCCTAATGGGATTATCCCAACCCTCAGAAACTTATTTCGGGGAAGTACAGATGGCACCTGGATTGCTTGGCGACGTGTTGATCACCCGGAACAAGTTGAGGACGAACGCATCACAATGGACAATCCGTCCCACTTCACACTGAGGCGGATTCCTCTTCACGACAAACAGATATCAAGCTTTTATCACGTCACATCGAAAGAATCTTTCTGGCCAATTCTTCATACATTTCCAACCCATTTCAACGTTAACAACGCTGATTGGGCGATTTTTGAGGAAGTCAATCAACGCTTCGCTGATGCCGCCTGCCGCGAAGCCTCCCACGGCGCCATCGTTTGGGTTCATGACTACAACCTCTGGCTGGCTCCAGGTTTCATCCGTGCCCAACGCCCGGATCTCAAAATCGCTTTCTTCCACCACACACCATTTCCAAGCAACGATGTTTTCGCCATCCTTCCCTGGCGTGAACAGATCCTTGAGAGTCTTCTCTGTTGCGACATCGTTGGTTTTCACATCCCGAGATACACCGAAAACTTTGCACGTGCGGCCAGCACACTGATCGGTTGTGAGCGCGGACCGAAACGCCCCGTCGACAGCAAGTTCATCACTGTTGGCACGGCTCTCTCGGAAGCCACGGTCACGGACTGGTTGCAGCACAACGGTCGTCGGATCCAGCTGCTCAGCTCACCGGTGGGGACGTCACCCGATGTGATTCAGCAGCTCAGCTGGAGCGCATCTGTCGAAAACTACGGTGAATTGATTGTTCAGGACACAAAAAAGGGGCGCAAGCTGATCCTGTCCGCAAGCCGGGTGGACTACACCAAAGGCAACGAAGAACTGCTGCTGGCGTTCGAACGGCTCCTCGAGCGGCGCAGTGACCTGCATGGGGAGGTGGTGCTGATGCTCGCCTGTGTTGCCGCCGCGAGCGGCATGAAAATCTATGAGGACACCCAGAGGTCGATTGAAGAAATCGCCGGCCGAATCAATGGTCGTTTCAGTCAGATCGACTGGGTGCCCATCCGCTTCTCGACCCGACGCATCCCCTATGAGGAGATGATCGCCTGGTTCAGCCACGCGGACGTCTGCTGGATCACCCCCCTTCGGGATGGTCTCAACCTTGTCGCCAAGGAATACGCAGCGGCTCGCAAGCACCGAGGTGGGGTGCTGGTGCTGTCGGAATTCACGGGCGCCTCGGTTGTCCTTGAAGGTGCCGTCTTGACCAATCCCTATTCCAATCGGCGTATGGATGACGCCATCGAGTCAGCGCTTTCGATGTCCGAGGAGGAACAGAGGGAACGGATGGGATGGATGACCGACGCTGTCGAGCGCTACACGGTGAAGGACTGGGCGGATGAGCAGCTCGCCGGCTTCCCTCAGCCAGTGGCTCCATGACCCTGGGCCGACGTCTGCTCGGCGGCCTTCTGGCTCTGTTCCTGATCTCAGCAGGTTTTGCCTGGTCCCAGTTCCGGGCCCCGGAGGTGGTTTCAATCCTGATGGCCGCCCCGTTCGCCGATGCCACAGCACCGCTGGTGGAGCGATTCAATCAGGAGAATCGCGGCAGGATCCGGCTTTCCATCACGCGGGGCCCGAGGGACACCGAATCGATCTCCGATCTGGCGATCAGCAGCCTGCTGCTTGGCAAGCCGCTTTACGACGCCCTGTTGATGGACGTCACCTGGCTGCCGAAATATGCCGAAGCAGGCTGGCTGGAACCACTGGATCCCTGGTTTGGTGACACGGAACTCAATGCCCTCCAGGACGGTGCACGTCTCGGCAACAGCTACGAGGGAACGCTCTACCGCTGGCCGCTTGTCGCCGATGTGGGGATGCTCTACTGGCGGACCGATCTGATGACGTCACCGCCGCAAACCCCGGAGGACCTGGTTCGTATCGGTCGTGCTCTCCAGGCTGTCGATCAGACCAAGTACGGCTTTGTCTGGCAGGGGCGCCAATACGAAGGGCTCAGCTGCGATTTCCTGGAAGTGCTGGAGGGTTTCGGAGGAGAGTGGCTGGATCCTTCCAGCGGTGAACCAAGGCTCGACAGCAACGAGTCGATCGCCGCAGCAACATGGCTCGAATCGTTGATCAACAGTGGAATCAGCCCAAAGGCGGTGACGAATTTCGCTGAACCGGAAAGCCTCCAGGCCTTCAAGGCTGGTGATGCCGCCTTCATGCGCAACTGGCCCTACGCCTATGCCGAACTCCAGAAGTCCGACAGTGCGGTTCGAGGTCATGTGGCAGTGACGACGATGGTGGCAGAGAACGGCGAACAGCCGACTGCAACCCTCGGCAGTTGGGGCCTGTCGGTGCTCAGTGACTCCTCCCACAAGACATCCGCCGTGGAGGCGATCCGCTATCTCACCTCCGACGCCGCCCAGCGGGAGCGCTTCCTCAACCAGGGCTACACGCCAACGTCAGCCGTGTTGTTCAACGACCCTGAACTGGTGGCTGTCTCGCCGGTGCTGCCGGACATCGCTCGCGCCCTCTCAGTGGCCGTCCCTCGACCTCCGTCTCCGCTTTACGCCCAGCTCAGCGATGTGGTGCAGAGATCCCTCAGTGCTGTGCTGACCGGGGAACAATCC from the Synechococcus sp. KORDI-100 genome contains:
- a CDS encoding ATP phosphoribosyltransferase regulatory subunit, whose amino-acid sequence is MALQPAAGARDLNPLQVEGNRVLSERLAAVYRLWGYDEVSPPRVERLDTLMAGDAIAINDVVRLVADDPLGLRPEMTASIARAACTRLASRSRPLRLWASGTVFQSRAADEGGQFIEENLHSGVELFGVKGIEAEMELLSLLIAAVKTLDLPDVQRPQLLFGHTALMDLVLKPYEGDRRNAIRSALVRFDRLAIEAMDLQLDQREMLLLLLDSRGEPQQQLQHLSNLFGHQPVFQELMRLSQLLEPAAGALGLGLQLDTTFQPAFQLYTGLVFQLVCQGKASPVVIARGGRYDDLVYRCGARGEHAAGVGFSFAIDPIRELLGETPRHAQRDAIVLVAFSPESSLESALRHQSQWHQKGCRAFVELAPVANRQAAEEMATVRRADQLDWIDS
- a CDS encoding peroxiredoxin, encoding MRRRDLLNRAALLLAALTIQPGKTRALGGVVLNSGEAVPDFVLPGSSQSEPDRNEWSLTGFKGRWLALYFYPRDFTGGCTLEARGFEALHDEYQAANAEIVGISADSVDDHESFCASEDLSFPLLSDPDGTVSKAYGSWMAPYSLRHTFLIDPDGVLRERWVAVRPTGHAREVLDSLVNLQNKTAV
- a CDS encoding inositol monophosphatase family protein; this translates as MSRSICRDSAVAAGLDDIQLKRLAEVARTTADRGGQELMRHYGKLSSVENKGRLGDLVTNADLAAERIVLQALEATTPEIAVLAEESGAQGEQDGLRWCVDPLDGTTNFAHGYPFFATSIGLTWKQQPILGAIAVPFLNETYWAAPGIGAFCNDQSIRVSACRQLDDALLVTGFAYDRHTRLDNNYAEFCWFTHRTHGVRRGGAAAVDLAFVATGRQDGYWERGLAPWDLAAGVALVELAGGIVSGYKGEPFDINTGRILACGPDLHQQMVEGLAEVTPLDGTSYGAPEIQTMGA
- a CDS encoding ferredoxin family protein; the encoded protein is MPHTIVTDVCEGVADCVDACPVACIDQGNGKNSKGTDFYWINFNTCIDCGICLQVCPVDGAILAEERPDLQKAG
- the htpG gene encoding molecular chaperone HtpG — translated: MPVMDEQGQIQIHTENIFPIIKKAVYSGHEVFLRELVSNGVDAINKRRMAAMGGDCSEGDEGAIQIRIDREAKTVTISDNGIGMTADEVKRYINQVAFSSAEDFLEKYKQESDAIIGHFGLGFYSSFMVADRVELLTRSARPDSEAVRWSCDGSPNFSLTAAERDDAGTDVVLHLMEDELEYLEPTRLRTLINTYCDFMAVPVQLEGETVNKRDAPWRKSSRDLKDQDYIDLYRYLYPFQGDPLLWVHLNTDYPYNLQGILFFPRQSGRADWEKGEIKLYCNQVFVSDSIKEVVPRYLLPLRGVIDSPDIPLNVSRSALQTDRRVRSIGNFVAKKVADRLRNLKQDDPAAYADAWEALAPFVKIGAMEDEKFADQIAELILFGTTATAGEGDDPDPIGAGEKSFTTLAGYRARLSSDHSNRILYSTDDLAQASALNLWTSQGAEVLKLETVIDTQFIPWLESRHDDLKFQRVDAELDDSFQDDQTELSDQDGTTQSETLRTLLKDALANDKVTIQVQSLKADNAPPTMILLPEQMRRLNDMGALMEQRLPGLPDHHVLLVNRRHPLVEGLLKLKSGSVLVGSGETSPSEQLARDLGRHLYDMARLGVGGLEPNELAGFQTRSAELMGALMQRSV
- a CDS encoding ABC transporter substrate-binding protein, yielding MTLGRRLLGGLLALFLISAGFAWSQFRAPEVVSILMAAPFADATAPLVERFNQENRGRIRLSITRGPRDTESISDLAISSLLLGKPLYDALLMDVTWLPKYAEAGWLEPLDPWFGDTELNALQDGARLGNSYEGTLYRWPLVADVGMLYWRTDLMTSPPQTPEDLVRIGRALQAVDQTKYGFVWQGRQYEGLSCDFLEVLEGFGGEWLDPSSGEPRLDSNESIAAATWLESLINSGISPKAVTNFAEPESLQAFKAGDAAFMRNWPYAYAELQKSDSAVRGHVAVTTMVAENGEQPTATLGSWGLSVLSDSSHKTSAVEAIRYLTSDAAQRERFLNQGYTPTSAVLFNDPELVAVSPVLPDIARALSVAVPRPPSPLYAQLSDVVQRSLSAVLTGEQSAEQAMEAAQRNSRVILQSAGGKA
- a CDS encoding 2Fe-2S iron-sulfur cluster-binding protein, producing the protein MRPRHRITVHWRQENRSITHEVPEGDYILRSFELQGDPLPFSCRNGCCTSCAVRVLSGSLDQREAMGLSKELRAQGYGLLCVARATGPLEAETQDEDEVYDLQFGRHFGRGTVQREIPLEELETWKD
- the ggpS gene encoding glucosylglycerol-phosphate synthase, giving the protein MAEIEGGSSFIILYHRTPFDEGKNESGERIWIDQKSPNGIIPTLRNLFRGSTDGTWIAWRRVDHPEQVEDERITMDNPSHFTLRRIPLHDKQISSFYHVTSKESFWPILHTFPTHFNVNNADWAIFEEVNQRFADAACREASHGAIVWVHDYNLWLAPGFIRAQRPDLKIAFFHHTPFPSNDVFAILPWREQILESLLCCDIVGFHIPRYTENFARAASTLIGCERGPKRPVDSKFITVGTALSEATVTDWLQHNGRRIQLLSSPVGTSPDVIQQLSWSASVENYGELIVQDTKKGRKLILSASRVDYTKGNEELLLAFERLLERRSDLHGEVVLMLACVAAASGMKIYEDTQRSIEEIAGRINGRFSQIDWVPIRFSTRRIPYEEMIAWFSHADVCWITPLRDGLNLVAKEYAAARKHRGGVLVLSEFTGASVVLEGAVLTNPYSNRRMDDAIESALSMSEEEQRERMGWMTDAVERYTVKDWADEQLAGFPQPVAP
- the rpmB gene encoding 50S ribosomal protein L28, whose amino-acid sequence is MSRVCQLTGTRANNGMAVSHSHIRTKKLQQANLQQRRLWWAEAKRWVNLRVTTRALKTIQKKGLGAYAKSLGINLAKL
- the pstB gene encoding phosphate ABC transporter ATP-binding protein PstB; amino-acid sequence: MTATTQQTEQHQQASETAISLQNVTISYGQYEAVRNVFCEIPRGKVTAFIGPSGCGKSTVLRSLNRMNDLIEGCSLKGRVLFDGVDLYGSNIDPVEVRRRIGMVFQQPNPFPKSIYENIAFGARINGFTGNMDELVERSLRQAAVWDECKDILDESGCSLSGGQQQRLCIARTIAIQPEVILMDEPCSALDPISTLKIEETMHELKKSFTIVIVTHNMQQAVRVSDMTAFFNAEAVEGGSGKVGYLVEFNDTEKIFNSPQQQATQDYVSGRFG